A portion of the Salminus brasiliensis chromosome 9, fSalBra1.hap2, whole genome shotgun sequence genome contains these proteins:
- the smim20 gene encoding small integral membrane protein 20 produces MSGVRRTTLIYGGFVVAVAAACYPIFFHPLSHSNEYREIQKINRAGINQADVQPVGVKIWSDPFKPKS; encoded by the exons ATGTCCGGAGTCCGGAGAACGACGCTCATATATGGGGGCTTCGTAGTTGCAGTAGCGGCGGCTTGTTACCCTATATTCTTCCATCCCCTTTCTCACAGCAATGAGTACA GGGAGATCCAGAAAATTAACCGAGCTGGGATCAATCAAGCAGACGTTCAGCCTGTTG GAGTAAAGATCTGGTCAGATCCATTCAAGCCAAAGTCGTGA